A stretch of Mytilus edulis chromosome 11, xbMytEdul2.2, whole genome shotgun sequence DNA encodes these proteins:
- the LOC139494247 gene encoding trichohyalin-like, with protein sequence MTSGGTRIFENEGAVFVGSISNNRERDFGCTSYELLGYTRKTKEREREILYLPVTNSWDTQGRQKRERERFCIYQLQTLGIHKEDKREREREILYLPVTNSWDTQGRQKRERERDFVFTSYKLLGYTRKTKERERERDFVFTSYKLLGYTRKTKERERERERERERERYFVFTSYKLLRYTRKTKEREREREILYLPVTNSWDTQGRQKRERERDFVFTSYKLLGYTRKTKERERERDFVFTSYKLLGYTRKTKEREREREILYLPVTNSWDTQGRQKRERERDFVFTSYKLLGYTRKTKEREREILYLPVTNSWDTQGRQKRERERFCIYQLQTLGIHKEDKRERERDILYLPVTNSWDTQGRQKRERERERERFCIYQLQTLGIHKEDKRERERERFCIYQLQTLGIHKEDKREREREILYLPVTNSWDTQGRQKREREREILYSPVTNSWDTQGRQKRERERERFCIYQLQTLGIHKEDKREREREILYLPVTNSWDTQGRQKKERERDFVFTSYKLLGYTRKTKEREREILYLPVTNSWDTQGRQKREREREIVFTSYKLLGYTRKTKERERERFCIYQLQTLGIHKEDKREREREREILYLPVTNSWDTQGRQKRERERDFVFTSYKLLGYTRKTKERERERFCIYQLQTLGIHKEDKRERERDFVFTSYKLLGYTRKTKERERERFCIYQLQTLRIHKEDKRERERDFVFTSYKLFGYTRKTKQRERERFCIYQLQTLGIHKEDKRERERERDFVFTSYKLLGYTRKTKERERERFCIYQLQTLGIHKEDKRERERERDFVFTSYKLLGYTRKTKEREREREILYLPVTNSWDTQGRQKRERERERFCIYQ encoded by the exons ATGACCAGTGGAGGAaccagaatttttgaaaatgaagGAGCTGTGTTTGTTGGTTCTATAAGCA ATAATagagagagagattttggatgcaccagttacgaactcttgggatacacaaggaagacaaaagagagagagagagagattttgTATTTACCAGTTACAAACtcttgggatacacaaggaagacaaaagagagagagagagagattttgTATTTACCAGTTACAAACtcttgggatacacaaggaagacaaaagagagagagagagagagattttgTATTTACCAGTTACAAACtcttgggatacacaaggaagacaaaagagagagagagagagagattttgTATTTACCAGTTACAAACtcttgggatacacaaggaagacaaaagagagagagagagagagagattttgTATTTACCAGTTACAAACtcttgggatacacaaggaagacaaaagagagagagagagagagagagagagagagagagagagagagatattTTGTATTTACCAGTTACAAACTCTTgagatacacaaggaagacaaaagagagagagagagagagagagattttgTATTTACCAGTTACAAACtcttgggatacacaaggaagacaaaagagagagagagagagagattttgTATTTACCAGTTACAAACtcttgggatacacaaggaagacaaaagagagagagagagagagagattttgTATTTACCAGTTACAAACtcttgggatacacaaggaagacaaaagagagagagagagagagagagattttgTATTTACCAGTTACAAACtcttgggatacacaaggaagacaaaagagagagagagagagagattttgTATTTACCAGTTACAAACtcttgggatacacaaggaagacaaaagagagagagagagagattttgTATTTACCAGTTACAAACTcatgggatacacaaggaagacaaaagagagagagagagagattttgTATTTACCAGTTACAAACtcttgggatacacaaggaagacaaaagagagagagagagagatattTTGTATTTACCAGTTACAAACtcttgggatacacaaggaagacaaaagagagagagagagagagagagagagagattttgTATTTACCAGTTACAAACtcttgggatacacaaggaagacaaaagagagagagagagagagagattttgTATTTACCAGTTACAAACtcttgggatacacaaggaagacaaaagagagagagagagagagattttgTATTTACCAGTTACAAACtcttgggatacacaaggaagacaaaagagagagagagagagagagattttgTATTCACCAGTTACAAACtcttgggatacacaaggaagacaaaagagagagagagagagagagagattttgTATTTACCAGTTACAAACtcttgggatacacaaggaagacaaaagagagagagagagagagattttgTATTTACCAGTTACAAACtcttgggatacacaaggaagacaaaagaaagagagagagagagattttgTATTTACCAGTTACAAACtcttgggatacacaaggaagacaaaagagagagagagagagattttgTATTTACCAGTTACAAACtcttgggatacacaaggaagacaaaagagagagagagagagagagattgtATTTACCAGTTACAAACtcttgggatacacaaggaagacaaaagagagagagagagaaagattTTGTATTTACCAGTTACAAACtcttgggatacacaaggaagacaaaagagagagagagagagagagagagattttgTATTTACCAGTTACAAACtcttgggatacacaaggaagacaaaagagagagagagagagagattttgTATTTACCAGTTACAAACtcttgggatacacaaggaagacaaaagagagagagagagagagattttgTATTTACCAGTTACAAACtcttgggatacacaaggaagacaaaagagagagagagagagattttgTATTTACCAGTTACAAACtcttgggatacacaaggaagacaaaagagagagagagagagagattttgTATTTACCAGTTACAAACTCTtaggatacacaaggaagacaaaagagagagagagagagattttgTATTTACCAGTTACAAACTCTttggatacacaaggaagacaaaacagagagagagagagagattttgTATTTACCAGTTACAAACtcttgggatacacaaggaagacaaaagagagagagagagagagagagattttgTATTTACCAGTTACAAACtcttgggatacacaaggaagacaaaagagagagagagagagagattttgTATTTACCAGTTACAAACtcttgggatacacaaggaagacaaaagagagagagagagagagagagattttgTATTTACCAGTTACAAACtcttgggatacacaaggaagacaaaagagagagagagagagagagagattttgTATTTACCAGTTACAAACtcttgggatacacaaggaagacaaaagagagagagagagagagagagattttgTATTTACCAGTAA